In a genomic window of Nomascus leucogenys isolate Asia chromosome 4, Asia_NLE_v1, whole genome shotgun sequence:
- the ARPP21 gene encoding cAMP-regulated phosphoprotein 21 isoform X14: MSEQGDLNQAIAEEGGTEQETATPENGIVKSESLDEEEKLELQRRLEAQNQERRKSKSGAGKGKLTRSLAVCEESSARPGGESLQDQTL, translated from the exons ATGTCTGAGCAAGGAGACCTGAATCAGGCAATAGCAGAGGAAGGAGGGACTGAGCAGGAGACAGCCACTCCAGAGAACGGCATTGTTAAATCAGAAAGTCTGGATGAAGAGGAGAAACTGGAACTGCAG AGGCGGCTGGAGGCTCAgaatcaagaaagaagaaaatccaag TCAGGAGCAGGAAAAGGTAAACTGACTCGCAGTCTTGCTGTCTGTGAGGAATCTTCTGCCAGACCAGGAGGTGAAAGTCTTCAGGATCAG acTCTCTGA